One Anatilimnocola floriformis genomic window, TTTTGCATAGTCGCGTTTCCGTAGGGTGGGTCGAGTGCACTCACGAGGCCCACCGGATCGACGTTGATTTGCACTTCATGGTGGGCCTCGCGACAGCATTTTTCAAATGCTGTCACTCGACCCACCCTACATTAGTGATTGATCCCGAATTCATTCGAAGCGAGCAAACTCCACGCCAACGTGCGAATCGCTTCCGGCCGATTATCGGCGTGTTTGGTTAAATAGTCGGCGACGGCTTTCTTCTCTTCAGCGCTGGGCTGGCGAGTCAGAATGCTGAGATAGAGTTCGTCGGCGAAAGCATTGCCATCGGTGAGCTTGTCCAAACGGGCGGCGAGGTTGTCGCCCTGGGGTTTGAGCCAGCCGATGACGCTGGGATCGTTCAAAAGAAACAACGCTGCCCGCACTGACGGCGCGTGTTCGACTTCGGGCTCGCGAGCAGGCAGGGCGAAGGCCTTGTCGAACTTGGCTTGCAGTTCGGTGAGCGGTTTTGCTTCGGTAACGGTGCTCGCCATGCCGGTGGCTTGCAACATGCTTTGCAGGAGCTGTTCCGACGAGAGCGGCTTTTCGAGCGCGACGCGATACGAATGCAGCGGCACTTTGTCGGTTTCAAAATTCGCCAGCGTGCTCCGTTGATACGTTTTCGTGAGGGCCAGCTCGCGAAGCAGCCAGCGCATGTCGAACTCGTGCCCGGCGAGTTCATCGGCCAGCAGTTCGAGCAGGGCAGGATGCGACGCTGGATTCGCGCTATGCATCAGATCAAGCGGATGAACCTGACCGCGGCCCATCATCAGCCACCACAGTCGATTGGCGATGTTCTTTTTGAAAAGCGAATTCGTCGGCACGGGCAATTGTTCCGACAGATTTTTTAGCGCACTGAATTTCACTTTGCCGGGCTTCTTCGTTTTCGGATCGGGAGCCACTTCCCATTCCTGTCCCTTCTCAAACGTCGGCAGCGAGACTTCTTCGAGCCCCGGCAACTTCGGCCCGACGGTTTTTGGTTCCTTGACAAAGACCGACATGAACTCGACTTTTTTCAGCAGCGGCTTCTCGACAACGGCGGGATACTTCACATCGGTCCGCAAGCCCACCTGGCTGATGTAGGCGAACATGCCGTGGTAGTGCTCTTGCTTATATTCATCGATGAAGAGATGGTCGTGGCACTGAGCACATTGCACATCGACGCCGAGCAGCAGCCGACCAACGTCGCGCACGAGGGCGGGCACATCGACCGGATTCTGGCCGTAGCTCTCGAGTCGCTTCGAGAGGAACAGCGCACTGCCGCGGGTCGCTTCGTTGTCGGCATCGGGGTTGAGCAGTTCGCGGACGAAGACATCCCAGTGCTTGTTCGACTTCACCGATTCGCGAAGCCACTTCCGCCATTCCTCGTGATCGCCGAGGCGCTCGGTGAGCATCACGTGCAGCACTTGCTCCAGGCGGCGAACATGATCGTCGCTGGCGAGGAGCTTGTCGATCAGCTTGGTTCGCTTGCCCTCGTCTTTGTCGTCGATGAAGGCAGCCGCTTCGTCGCGCGTGGGAATGCGGCCGGCGAGATCGAGATAAATGCGGCGA contains:
- a CDS encoding DUF1549 domain-containing protein; this encodes MPVLVCCRSLAIGLVICCSAIVAAQDSLHQRIDAAIEAAAGGELAAPADDSEFVRRIYLDLAGRIPTRDEAAAFIDDKDEGKRTKLIDKLLASDDHVRRLEQVLHVMLTERLGDHEEWRKWLRESVKSNKHWDVFVRELLNPDADNEATRGSALFLSKRLESYGQNPVDVPALVRDVGRLLLGVDVQCAQCHDHLFIDEYKQEHYHGMFAYISQVGLRTDVKYPAVVEKPLLKKVEFMSVFVKEPKTVGPKLPGLEEVSLPTFEKGQEWEVAPDPKTKKPGKVKFSALKNLSEQLPVPTNSLFKKNIANRLWWLMMGRGQVHPLDLMHSANPASHPALLELLADELAGHEFDMRWLLRELALTKTYQRSTLANFETDKVPLHSYRVALEKPLSSEQLLQSMLQATGMASTVTEAKPLTELQAKFDKAFALPAREPEVEHAPSVRAALFLLNDPSVIGWLKPQGDNLAARLDKLTDGNAFADELYLSILTRQPSAEEKKAVADYLTKHADNRPEAIRTLAWSLLASNEFGINH